A window of the Fusarium poae strain DAOMC 252244 chromosome 3, whole genome shotgun sequence genome harbors these coding sequences:
- a CDS encoding hypothetical protein (SECRETED:SignalP(1-18)~CAZy:PL3_2~CAZy:PL3~CAZy:PL3_5~CAZy:PL3_1~CAZy:PL3_3~CAZy:PL3_4) yields the protein MHFSTIATILAAVPSTLACLGYSGGLPKHTGTKTLSAPQYIGKGKTFDAGWVKYDRGVKCTGQSEGGEKDTVFVLEDGAKLRNVIIGANQKEGVYCKGSCTLEFVWFEDVCEDAISIKGSGTANIIGGGAYKAADKIIQHNGCGHVNIINFYANNYGKVYRSCGNCSGNCRRSVHMEGTTAVNGGELMGINLNYGDKATYSNNCFPKVQCQGYNGCDKKNGACEPKKVGTC from the exons ATGCACTTCTCCACTATCGCCACTATCCTCGCTGCCGTGCCCTCGACACTCGCCTGTCTGGGTTACAGCGGTGGCCTCCCCAAACACACTGGTACCAAGACCCTCAGTGCTCCTCAGTACATCGGCAAAGGTAAAACCTTTGATGCTGGCTGGGTAAAGTATGACCGTGGTGTGAAATGTACCGGCCAGTCTGAAGGCG GTGAGAAGGACACCGTTTTCGTTCTCGAAGATGGTGCCAAGCTACGCAACGTCATCATTGGTGCAAACCAGAAAGAAGGCGTGTACTGCAAGGGTTCATGCACTCTTGAATTCGTCTGGTTCGAGGATGTCTGTGAGGATGCCATCTCCATCAAGGGTAGCGGCACTGCCAACATCATCGGCGGTGGTGCGTACAAGGCGGCAGACAAGATCATTCAGCACAACGGATGTGGCCacgtcaacatcatcaacttcTACGCCAATAACTACGGCAAGGTATACCGGTCTTGCGGTAACTGCAGTGGCAACTGCCGACGCTCCGTGCACATGGAGGGAACGACTGCCGTCAATGGTGGTGAACTTATGGGTATCAACCTCAACTACGGTGACAAG GCTACTTACTCCAACAACTGCTTTCCCAAGGTTCAATGCCAGGGCTACAACGGCTGCGACAAGAAGAACGGTGCTTGCGAGCCCAAGAAGGTTGGAACTTGTTAA
- a CDS encoding hypothetical protein (TransMembrane:5 (o34-53i69-93o122-143i150-172o231-252i)), with protein sequence MVKSLEGLTGEEIADIAYAQNSIPPSGLGAICEVLIYIFAVICTVVVALRVYIRMFKIQNDVKWRLNDYLAVFGFLPYIPAAILGALSVHYGVGATDEYLDKFEMRNYITVRGMEYLILFELIYYASSTITKFAIAVTILYICVERRYKYIMYAIMCIMAVTAFICVVWFFVNCVPFQGYWNPGAGECKSSDGFLNLSYVGTSAQVASDWACATTPFFIVYSLQMTRRSKIAVVGILGLGVLASIAALMRIISYQYIDIRKYPNDHMGKLYTTSRKTVANLFV encoded by the exons ATGGTGAAATCTTTGGAAGGCCTCACGGGCGAAGAAATCGCTGACATCGCCTACGCCCAAAATTCTATCCCACCTTCTGGCTTGGGTGCAATATGCGAGGTTTTGATTTATATTTTTGCTGTCATTTGCACCGTCGTGGTCGCACTCAGAGTCTACATTAGGATGTTCAAGATCCAGAACGATGTTAAATGGCGACTGAATGATTATTTGGCAGTGTTTGGATTT CTTCCATACATTCCAGCAGCAATACTCGGAGCTTTGTCCGTCCACTATGGTGTCGGCGCAACAGACGAGTACCTTGACAAATTCGAAATGCGCAACTACATCACTGTTCGGGGAATGGAATACTTGATCCTGTTCGAACTCATTTACTACGCGTCCTCAACGATAACGAAATTCGCTATTGCTGTTACGATCCTATATATTTGTGTTGAGAGACGGTATAAATACATCATGTACGCGATCATGTGTATCATGGCTGTCACTGCTTTTATCTGTGTGGTATGGTTCTTTGTCAACTGCGTTCCTTTCCAAGGGTACTGGAATCCCGGCGCAGGTGAATGCAAGTCTTCGGATGGCTTCTTGAATCTGAGTTATGTTGGTACATCTGCGCAGGTGGCTAGCGACTGGGCTTGTGCAACGACGCCTTTCTTTATTGTCTATTCGCTGCAGATGACGAGACGGAGTAAAATTGCAGTCGTCGGAATTCTCGGTCTTGGTGTATTGGCTAGTATTGCTGCTCTTATGCGCATCATCTCGTACCAGTACATCGATATACGAAAGTACCCCAACGACCACATGGGCAAGCTATACACGACCTCTAGGAAGACCGTTGCTAATTTGTTTGTTTAG